A single genomic interval of Candidatus Omnitrophota bacterium harbors:
- the lpdA gene encoding dihydrolipoyl dehydrogenase translates to MGIDHDYIVIGSGPAGHMAAIKAAQGGLKTLVIEKDPDMLGGVCLNEGCIPAKSLYSSAGILARIKRSPGMFGIGSSNVTPDIMAFVGKSRKDAETLREGLKYVFKKNNIDVMYGRARFTGPDTLAVTSDEGVETVLGVKKALIAVGSFPRQLDSAAFDGEHVLSSSDAIRLGKVPGKMIIIGGGAIGVEFASFFSILGTEITLIEFEKSLLPREDAEVSRRLGSIFKKQGIKVMTSSSVTGVSISGDKVSVQVSSSTGDSYVAGDMVIVSVGRAPSTSALGLDEAGIEVDDRGFIRVDTGMATSAPGIYAAGDVVRTPMLAHVAYAEGELAALSALGQATSPIAYEDIPNAVYSEIEIASVGLTEESAKEKGLEYGIGKQFFRSCGRAVVQGDTEGFVKVIADKRTRKILGAHIIGHQAAELIHELVIARHNGITIDGITGSVHAHPTVSETILDACRGVFGPPIHG, encoded by the coding sequence ATGGGAATAGATCACGACTATATAGTAATAGGCAGCGGTCCGGCGGGGCATATGGCGGCGATCAAAGCGGCCCAAGGTGGCCTCAAGACGCTTGTAATAGAGAAAGACCCGGATATGCTGGGTGGGGTATGCTTGAACGAGGGCTGTATCCCCGCGAAGTCACTTTACAGTAGCGCGGGAATATTGGCCCGCATAAAGCGGTCCCCGGGGATGTTCGGCATAGGCTCTTCTAACGTTACGCCGGATATCATGGCTTTTGTCGGCAAAAGCCGGAAAGACGCCGAAACCCTGCGTGAAGGGTTAAAATATGTGTTCAAGAAGAACAATATAGATGTCATGTACGGTCGGGCGCGTTTTACCGGCCCGGACACCCTTGCGGTAACATCGGATGAAGGCGTGGAAACCGTACTGGGCGTCAAGAAGGCCCTGATAGCCGTGGGGTCATTCCCCAGGCAGCTGGATAGCGCCGCTTTTGACGGGGAACATGTCTTGTCGAGCTCCGATGCCATACGGTTGGGGAAGGTCCCCGGAAAGATGATCATCATAGGAGGAGGCGCTATAGGTGTCGAATTTGCCTCGTTCTTTTCCATTCTTGGAACGGAGATCACCCTGATCGAGTTTGAGAAGAGCCTGCTTCCCAGAGAGGATGCCGAGGTATCAAGAAGACTGGGCTCTATATTCAAGAAACAAGGCATAAAGGTCATGACGTCCTCGTCCGTGACCGGAGTATCGATATCCGGGGATAAGGTGAGCGTGCAAGTGTCTTCTTCGACCGGGGATAGTTATGTGGCCGGGGATATGGTCATAGTAAGTGTCGGGCGAGCGCCGTCGACATCCGCTCTGGGGTTGGACGAAGCCGGGATAGAGGTCGATGACCGGGGTTTCATCAGGGTCGATACTGGCATGGCAACCAGCGCGCCGGGGATCTATGCGGCCGGCGATGTAGTAAGGACTCCCATGCTGGCTCACGTGGCGTACGCGGAGGGAGAGCTGGCCGCGTTAAGCGCTTTAGGCCAGGCGACATCCCCAATAGCCTATGAAGATATCCCTAACGCTGTGTATTCGGAAATAGAGATCGCCAGTGTCGGGCTTACGGAGGAAAGTGCCAAGGAAAAAGGCCTGGAATACGGCATAGGCAAACAGTTCTTCAGATCTTGCGGCAGGGCGGTGGTCCAGGGAGACACCGAAGGGTTCGTCAAGGTCATCGCGGATAAGCGCACGCGTAAGATATTGGGAGCGCATATCATCGGGCATCAGGCGGCCGAGCTCATCCATGAACTTGTTATCGCCAGGCATAACGGTATAACGATAGATGGGATAACGGGATCAGTACACGCTCATCCCACGGTATCAGAGACCATCCTTGACGCCTGTCGAGGGGTCTTCGGCCCTCCGATCCACGGGTGA